A portion of the Bulleidia sp. zg-1006 genome contains these proteins:
- the rnmV gene encoding ribonuclease M5 translates to MKKEKIQEVIIIEGKHDTMALKEIFDCETIETGGTSLSETVFQQIEKALHKTGVIVFTDPDTPGNQIRFKIKERFPSVKEAFIPKDKAKTRKKVGVEHAKAEDLIQSLHHVMTTFSTKNSDIEMKDLVELGLSANPLASERREYIGNQLHIGTANAKTFLKRLQHYGIQRKEVQELTKSWQKQSQPHPEPKKFLNNTNLKPRRILVRIF, encoded by the coding sequence ATGAAAAAAGAAAAAATACAAGAAGTCATTATCATTGAGGGAAAACACGACACGATGGCTTTAAAAGAAATCTTTGATTGTGAAACGATAGAAACGGGTGGAACTTCTTTATCCGAAACAGTTTTTCAACAAATTGAAAAGGCATTACATAAAACAGGGGTGATTGTTTTTACTGATCCGGATACCCCGGGCAATCAAATCCGTTTTAAAATAAAAGAAAGATTTCCAAGCGTTAAAGAAGCCTTTATTCCTAAAGATAAAGCGAAAACACGAAAGAAGGTTGGTGTGGAGCATGCTAAGGCAGAGGATTTAATTCAATCTTTACATCATGTGATGACAACCTTTTCAACTAAAAACTCAGATATAGAGATGAAAGACTTAGTGGAATTAGGCTTAAGTGCCAATCCTTTGGCAAGTGAAAGAAGAGAATATATTGGTAATCAATTGCACATAGGTACAGCCAACGCAAAAACTTTTTTAAAACGTCTACAACACTATGGAATACAAAGAAAAGAAGTACAGGAGCTTACAAAATCATGGCAAAAGCAATCTCAACCCCATCCCGAACCAAAGAAATTCTTGAACAATACCAATTTAAAGCCAAGAAGAATTTTGGTCAGAATTTTTTAG
- the rsmA gene encoding 16S rRNA (adenine(1518)-N(6)/adenine(1519)-N(6))-dimethyltransferase RsmA, whose amino-acid sequence MAKAISTPSRTKEILEQYQFKAKKNFGQNFLVDPIITKRVANEANVDGVVLEVGPGIGSLTEQLAYVAKKVIAYEIDLGLKEVLADNFSEFKNVEIQFQDFLKVDLREKIKEWKKQYGKVVVCANLPYYITSAVLFKVFAEEAIETITVMVQKEVGDRFNAKVNDSEYSALSVEGQSYYDIKKLFTVPSRSFNPSPKVDSVIIQFQRKAIMPSFNREAYFGFVRDCFGQRRKTIRNNLQKNFSNEEIDWALTKCGIEAGQRPQNLSACQYQALFEVLYAG is encoded by the coding sequence ATGGCAAAAGCAATCTCAACCCCATCCCGAACCAAAGAAATTCTTGAACAATACCAATTTAAAGCCAAGAAGAATTTTGGTCAGAATTTTTTAGTGGATCCCATTATCACAAAACGGGTGGCGAATGAAGCCAATGTGGATGGGGTGGTTTTAGAAGTTGGACCGGGTATTGGTAGCCTAACTGAACAATTAGCCTATGTTGCTAAAAAGGTGATTGCCTATGAAATTGATTTGGGTTTAAAAGAAGTATTAGCAGACAATTTTTCGGAATTCAAGAATGTTGAAATCCAATTCCAAGATTTTTTAAAAGTGGATTTGCGTGAAAAAATAAAAGAATGGAAGAAACAGTATGGAAAAGTTGTTGTTTGTGCTAATTTACCATATTACATTACTTCAGCTGTCTTATTTAAAGTGTTTGCAGAAGAGGCTATTGAAACAATTACAGTGATGGTTCAAAAAGAGGTGGGTGATCGTTTCAATGCGAAGGTGAACGATAGTGAATACTCGGCTTTAAGCGTTGAGGGACAAAGTTACTATGATATTAAGAAGCTATTTACCGTTCCAAGTCGTTCTTTTAATCCAAGTCCTAAAGTGGATTCGGTGATTATTCAATTCCAGCGGAAAGCAATAATGCCATCCTTTAACAGAGAGGCTTATTTTGGTTTTGTTCGGGATTGTTTCGGACAGAGAAGAAAGACCATTCGTAATAACCTGCAAAAGAATTTCAGCAATGAAGAAATTGATTGGGCTTTAACAAAATGTGGAATTGAAGCCGGTCAAAGACCACAGAATTTGAGTGCTTGTCAATACCAAGCTTTATTTGAGGTACTATATGCGGGATAG
- a CDS encoding 4-(cytidine 5'-diphospho)-2-C-methyl-D-erythritol kinase: MRDRAYAKINLALEVGSTRLDGYHDLRMVMVPIDFYDQVEIVPSDVDELICNKGYIPLNPKNTMYQALTIIRNRYNIEDKFSISLQKQLPVRAGLAGGSADAAAVIRLLNRMLKLNMSRKEMIEIALDVGSDVPFCLFNQACIVEGKGEILTPIEVNLNFELLLVKPKNGVSTKKAFQLIGDEDKIPLDILPLARALKESDYDTFLSGLGNHLESVAIRLVPEIQEVKQELLELGFDASLMSGSGSTVFGITKSADLTNSAFKKLRRKGYFVRRTHVLKG; encoded by the coding sequence ATGCGGGATAGAGCCTACGCTAAAATCAACTTAGCTTTAGAAGTTGGGTCAACTAGATTGGATGGTTATCATGATTTGAGAATGGTGATGGTTCCGATTGATTTCTATGATCAAGTGGAAATCGTGCCATCCGATGTGGATGAGTTGATTTGTAATAAAGGATACATTCCTTTAAATCCAAAGAATACGATGTACCAAGCTTTAACGATTATCAGAAATCGCTACAACATTGAAGATAAGTTTTCTATTTCACTTCAGAAACAACTTCCTGTAAGAGCCGGCTTAGCCGGCGGTTCAGCCGATGCGGCGGCGGTCATTCGTTTATTAAATCGTATGTTGAAATTAAATATGAGTCGGAAAGAAATGATTGAAATAGCTTTGGATGTGGGATCAGATGTTCCTTTCTGCTTATTTAATCAAGCTTGTATTGTTGAAGGCAAAGGGGAAATCTTAACACCAATTGAAGTTAATTTAAATTTTGAACTCTTATTAGTCAAACCAAAAAATGGTGTTTCAACGAAAAAAGCCTTTCAATTAATTGGAGATGAAGATAAAATACCTTTGGATATTCTTCCATTAGCAAGGGCTTTAAAAGAAAGTGACTATGATACTTTCTTATCCGGCTTAGGAAACCATTTAGAATCGGTGGCGATACGTCTTGTACCCGAAATACAAGAAGTTAAACAAGAATTATTGGAATTAGGTTTTGATGCAAGTTTAATGAGCGGCTCCGGTTCAACGGTTTTTGGTATCACCAAATCAGCAGATTTAACTAATAGTGCGTTTAAAAAATTAAGGAGGAAAGGGTACTTTGTGCGAAGAACACATGTATTAAAGGGATAA
- a CDS encoding NTP transferase domain-containing protein, giving the protein MNSAIIMAGGKGTRMKSKLAKVLHPLLDVPMVQWVVDGLKEAGSERIVTVVGFQHEEVEKQLAGQCEFALQAEQLGTGHAVKQATQLKEEDGITIVASGDCPNIRAETYASLYDMPEDCDMIVLTAVLENPGLYGRVIRLKDGTVEKIVEAKDASEEELKVREINSGIYAFRTKKLFEALELLKNDNAQKEYYLTDVVEIFRKKGYQVQAKIVEDAHEVEGLNSLVEVASSTKYLQRRINTKWMKFGVQMVDPENTYIGPYVKLEADVFLYPNVSIYGHSVVHTGSILYPGVFIKDKEIMENSTLSI; this is encoded by the coding sequence ATGAATTCAGCAATTATTATGGCGGGTGGTAAGGGAACTCGCATGAAATCAAAGCTGGCGAAGGTTTTACATCCATTGTTGGATGTACCAATGGTGCAGTGGGTTGTGGATGGTTTAAAAGAGGCCGGTAGTGAAAGGATTGTGACCGTCGTTGGTTTTCAGCATGAAGAAGTTGAGAAACAATTGGCTGGACAATGCGAATTTGCACTACAAGCAGAACAGCTGGGAACAGGTCACGCTGTGAAACAGGCTACACAACTAAAGGAAGAAGATGGTATCACCATAGTGGCTAGTGGGGATTGTCCCAATATACGAGCAGAAACATATGCTTCTTTATATGACATGCCCGAAGATTGTGACATGATTGTTTTAACAGCGGTCTTAGAAAATCCCGGTTTATATGGAAGGGTTATTCGTCTAAAAGACGGAACCGTTGAAAAGATTGTGGAAGCTAAAGACGCTAGTGAAGAGGAATTGAAAGTAAGAGAAATCAATTCAGGGATTTACGCGTTTCGCACAAAGAAATTATTTGAAGCTTTGGAATTATTGAAGAACGATAATGCTCAAAAGGAATATTATTTAACCGATGTGGTGGAAATATTTCGTAAAAAAGGCTATCAAGTGCAAGCGAAAATAGTGGAAGATGCTCACGAAGTGGAAGGTTTGAATAGTTTGGTAGAAGTCGCTTCTTCAACGAAGTACTTACAAAGAAGAATCAATACGAAGTGGATGAAGTTTGGTGTACAAATGGTGGATCCGGAGAATACCTATATTGGTCCTTATGTGAAATTAGAAGCGGATGTATTTTTATATCCAAATGTCTCAATTTATGGACACAGTGTTGTTCATACAGGTTCGATACTTTACCCGGGAGTTTTTATAAAAGACAAAGAAATTATGGAAAATAGCACTTTATCCATTTAG
- a CDS encoding ribose-phosphate pyrophosphokinase: protein MLKETVVFALTSSTGLASSICKELDLPLGKIKVEHFADGEILVEPQESVRGRSVFIVQSTCTPVTEHLMEVLVCIDACKRASAGEINVIMPYFGYARQDRKAKPRQPITSKLVANLLQVAGANRVVTFDLHAAQIQGYFDIPIDDLTAVPMLGEYFKTLQIPNEDLVVVSPDHGGVTRARRMADILGAPIAIIDKRRPQPNAVEAQNVIGDVKDKTCIVIDDICDTAGSLVAGCQILKDYGAKEIYTGITHGVFSRDAIEKIENSPIKEMVISDTIPFEQEKRVRSTKVKVISISSMLAKTIIAIRGHAPVSRVYEDYNFDMFK from the coding sequence ATGTTAAAAGAAACAGTTGTATTCGCACTAACTTCTAGCACAGGTCTTGCGTCATCCATTTGTAAGGAATTGGATCTTCCGCTAGGAAAAATTAAGGTTGAGCATTTCGCAGATGGTGAAATTTTAGTTGAACCTCAAGAATCCGTTCGGGGTCGTTCGGTATTTATTGTCCAATCCACCTGCACGCCGGTAACTGAACATTTGATGGAAGTTTTGGTTTGTATTGATGCTTGTAAACGAGCTTCGGCAGGTGAAATCAATGTTATCATGCCTTATTTCGGCTATGCCAGACAGGATCGTAAAGCAAAACCTCGTCAGCCAATCACTTCAAAATTAGTGGCTAATTTATTGCAAGTGGCTGGTGCTAATCGTGTGGTTACTTTTGATTTACATGCTGCTCAAATTCAAGGGTATTTTGATATTCCAATTGATGATTTAACAGCTGTTCCAATGTTGGGAGAATATTTTAAGACATTGCAAATTCCAAATGAAGATTTAGTGGTTGTTTCACCCGATCATGGTGGGGTGACGCGTGCTAGACGAATGGCGGATATTTTGGGTGCCCCAATTGCCATTATTGATAAGAGAAGACCACAACCAAACGCCGTAGAAGCACAAAATGTGATTGGTGATGTCAAGGATAAGACTTGTATCGTCATTGATGATATTTGTGATACGGCCGGTTCTTTGGTAGCTGGTTGTCAAATCTTAAAGGATTATGGAGCAAAAGAAATTTACACAGGTATTACCCATGGTGTTTTCTCTCGTGATGCGATTGAAAAGATTGAAAATTCACCAATTAAGGAAATGGTCATCTCCGATACAATTCCATTTGAGCAAGAAAAGAGAGTTAGAAGCACAAAGGTAAAGGTTATCTCTATTTCAAGTATGTTGGCTAAGACGATTATAGCGATTCGTGGTCACGCTCCTGTTTCTAGGGTATACGAAGATTATAATTTTGATATGTTTAAATAG
- a CDS encoding cold-shock protein: MLTGKVKWFDDQKGYGFITSDEEGKDIFVHFSAIKEGDENGHKTLKEGQAVQFEVEEGDKGPHASNVEKL; encoded by the coding sequence ATGTTAACTGGAAAAGTTAAATGGTTCGACGACCAAAAAGGTTACGGCTTTATCACATCTGATGAAGAAGGAAAAGACATTTTCGTTCACTTCTCAGCCATCAAAGAAGGCGATGAAAATGGACACAAAACTTTAAAAGAAGGTCAAGCTGTACAATTTGAAGTCGAAGAAGGCGATAAGGGACCACACGCTTCAAACGTCGAAAAGTTATAA
- the metG gene encoding methionine--tRNA ligase, with translation MSEKKPYYITTAIAYTSGKPHIGNVYEIVLADAIARYKKMEGYDVHFQTGTDEHGQKVEQRAQEQGKTPKEFVDEIATVVKKQFDVMNVQYDRFIRTTDPDHEKQVQKIFKKFYDQGDIYKGEYEGMYCEEDEAFFTASQLTEDGCCPVCHGKVKPMKEETYFFRMSKYANRLMKYIEDHPNFIQPESRKNEIVNNFLKPGLQDLSVSRTSFKWGIPVEFDPKHVIYVWIDALSNYITGLGYDVDGNHGSLFKKYWPADLHLIGKDIVRFHTIYWPIMLMALDLPLPKQVFGHPWLMVGESKMSKSLGNVIYADDMVNVFGVDAMRYIFLHEMPFAQDGHITYDLILERINSDLANNMGNLVNRTISMQNKYFNGMVANPRNDEELDVEFKETILSKVAEVKEKMEELKVQDALDVILELFSRCNKYIDETMPWVLAKDGEKIGRLATVLYNLLESIRIGGILLRPFLPETSEKILASLNTQQITFESCNVFGQLETDIQVVEQPEILFQRLNEKEVAKQIDEINAKYVQEEKKKAIPKKPMVEMDDFNKLDLRVAKVLTCQRHPDADRLFVLTADLGNGDVRQIVSGLAESYMPGQVIGKRVVVIANLKPVTIRGVESRGMLLAGKEEGRIGLVEVNGLEPGTIIS, from the coding sequence ATGAGCGAAAAAAAACCATATTATATTACAACAGCGATTGCGTATACATCCGGCAAACCACATATTGGTAATGTTTATGAAATTGTTTTAGCCGATGCAATTGCACGTTATAAGAAAATGGAAGGCTATGATGTTCATTTCCAAACCGGAACGGATGAACATGGTCAAAAGGTGGAACAAAGAGCCCAAGAACAAGGTAAGACACCAAAAGAATTTGTGGATGAAATAGCGACTGTTGTTAAGAAACAGTTTGATGTTATGAATGTACAATATGATCGTTTCATTCGTACAACTGATCCTGACCATGAGAAACAAGTCCAAAAGATTTTTAAGAAATTCTATGATCAAGGTGATATTTATAAAGGTGAGTACGAGGGTATGTATTGTGAAGAGGATGAAGCTTTCTTCACAGCCAGCCAATTAACCGAAGATGGTTGTTGCCCGGTTTGTCACGGTAAAGTCAAACCAATGAAAGAAGAAACTTATTTCTTCCGTATGAGTAAATATGCCAATCGTTTGATGAAGTATATTGAAGACCATCCTAATTTCATTCAACCAGAAAGTCGCAAGAATGAAATTGTGAATAACTTCTTAAAACCCGGTTTACAGGATTTAAGTGTTTCTCGTACTTCGTTTAAGTGGGGAATTCCGGTTGAGTTTGATCCGAAGCATGTTATATATGTTTGGATAGATGCTTTAAGCAATTATATTACCGGTTTGGGTTATGATGTGGATGGAAATCATGGTTCATTATTTAAAAAATACTGGCCGGCAGATTTGCACTTAATTGGTAAAGATATTGTTCGTTTTCATACAATTTATTGGCCAATTATGTTGATGGCGCTGGATTTACCGCTTCCAAAACAGGTATTTGGTCATCCATGGTTGATGGTAGGTGAATCGAAGATGTCGAAGTCTTTGGGTAATGTCATCTATGCGGATGATATGGTTAATGTTTTTGGTGTTGATGCCATGCGTTATATTTTTTTGCATGAAATGCCATTTGCCCAAGATGGTCATATTACCTATGATTTGATACTGGAAAGAATCAATTCGGATTTAGCGAACAATATGGGTAATTTAGTCAATCGTACAATTTCCATGCAGAATAAGTACTTCAATGGTATGGTTGCTAATCCACGCAACGACGAAGAATTAGATGTGGAATTTAAAGAAACTATTTTAAGCAAAGTAGCGGAAGTGAAAGAAAAGATGGAAGAATTAAAGGTACAGGACGCATTGGATGTTATCTTGGAATTATTCTCTCGTTGTAATAAATACATTGATGAAACAATGCCATGGGTATTGGCTAAAGATGGTGAAAAGATTGGTCGTTTAGCAACGGTTCTTTATAACTTATTAGAATCGATTCGCATTGGTGGTATCTTATTAAGACCTTTCTTACCGGAAACCTCGGAGAAAATTTTAGCTAGTTTGAATACGCAACAAATAACCTTTGAATCTTGCAATGTGTTCGGTCAATTGGAAACGGATATTCAAGTGGTTGAACAACCAGAAATTTTATTCCAACGTTTGAATGAAAAAGAGGTTGCGAAACAGATTGATGAAATCAACGCCAAGTATGTTCAAGAAGAAAAGAAAAAAGCAATTCCTAAGAAACCAATGGTAGAAATGGATGATTTCAATAAATTGGACTTACGAGTTGCGAAGGTTTTGACTTGTCAAAGACATCCGGATGCGGATAGATTGTTTGTATTAACAGCGGATTTAGGTAACGGGGATGTGCGTCAAATTGTGAGTGGTTTGGCAGAAAGCTATATGCCCGGTCAAGTCATTGGTAAGCGAGTCGTTGTAATCGCAAACTTAAAGCCGGTAACGATTCGTGGTGTGGAATCAAGAGGAATGTTATTGGCGGGGAAGGAAGAAGGACGCATTGGCTTAGTGGAAGTCAATGGTTTGGAACCGGGTACAATAATTTCTTAA
- a CDS encoding NAD(+)/NADH kinase, which translates to MKKMNKFVCIVRPDGVSMQLKEDIQNHMLKKGWQEDLIQPELVFVIGGDGAFIHAAHEYVDVQPLYYPIQTGTLGFFAQYNREDFYAYLEALEGDYYEQILPLLETKINDEVIYGVNEIRIENVMHTQITDVLVNGHFFENLRSSGVCISTQVGSTAYNRSLGGAVIANGVEAMQMVEIAGIHNQKYQSLNVPIVFPWNTVLRFQSKDFEDAVLGADSKVVSLKGIHDIEVRYSKEKKVRVLRTNWLNPLDNLQSLF; encoded by the coding sequence ATGAAGAAAATGAACAAATTTGTCTGCATTGTTCGTCCGGATGGAGTATCGATGCAGTTAAAAGAAGATATTCAAAACCATATGCTTAAAAAAGGTTGGCAAGAGGATTTAATCCAACCGGAATTGGTTTTTGTGATTGGCGGTGATGGTGCTTTTATCCATGCGGCTCATGAGTATGTGGATGTGCAACCTTTGTATTATCCCATTCAAACGGGAACCTTGGGTTTTTTTGCGCAATATAACCGAGAAGACTTTTATGCATATTTAGAGGCTTTAGAGGGTGATTATTACGAGCAAATTCTTCCTTTGTTAGAAACAAAAATCAACGATGAAGTGATTTATGGTGTTAATGAAATACGTATTGAAAATGTCATGCATACGCAAATTACAGATGTGTTGGTAAACGGTCATTTCTTTGAGAATTTAAGAAGTTCAGGTGTGTGTATTAGTACACAAGTTGGTTCAACTGCCTATAATCGTTCTTTAGGTGGAGCGGTTATTGCGAATGGTGTAGAAGCGATGCAGATGGTGGAAATTGCCGGTATTCATAATCAGAAATACCAGTCCTTAAACGTCCCCATCGTTTTCCCGTGGAATACAGTGCTTCGTTTTCAATCGAAAGATTTTGAAGATGCCGTTTTGGGAGCAGACTCGAAAGTGGTTTCTTTAAAAGGAATTCATGATATTGAAGTACGTTATTCCAAAGAAAAGAAAGTTCGTGTTTTAAGAACGAACTGGTTAAATCCTTTGGATAATTTACAATCATTATTTTAG
- the mutS gene encoding DNA mismatch repair protein MutS, producing the protein MAEKYTPMMEQYLSVKKNYPDTLLFYRVGDFYEMFFEDALTASKELDLVLTGKSAGVEERVPMCGVPFHAVNAYIPRLVNKGYKVAICEQLTDPKESQGLVERDVVRIITPGTMVDEIQDDRQSVYLAAIEDMVYGYSIAIVEMSTGENYLQEINHQNLHLIQSLLKADVRECVVSSNFDKKLQKQIQEQGILISISEETKIDSSYNSLTIDIKKEALLKAYGRMLNYLQNTQKQTLTHLRQPSLEKEEDALYMDFSTRLNLELVQPLRQSAKAVTLWSFLDHCTSAMGSRELKKWIERPLIQKEKIENRLDKVGWMIENFMDRSFIRDSLSRIYDLERIITRCAIGSANAVDVQRLGKTLAEVPAVLDRLPEALFPEIQRLDALPDLYKEIDMALVENPPLLLSNGGLFKDGYNAELDEARSIQKNGQDFIMNLEAKERERTGIKTLKIAYNKVFGYYIEISKAAAQSVKEEWGYTRKQTLTNNERFISRELKVEEDRILHAAERAVELEKKLFQELMNAIKNKLWSLQVLARALAQIDVYANLAEMSQKHQYVRPIFDELVLDIVDGKHPILDAQMKHPRYVANAIHLDAEKYLDLITGPNMGGKSTYMRQVALIVLLAQIGCYVPAKKCRMPIFDKIFTRIGASDDILSGHSTFMVEMKEANQALQEATSHSLILFDEIGRGTSTYDGMALAQAMMEYIAHVVKAKTMFSTHYHELTEMENYLDCVINEHVSVKQKDKDVTFLYKVEKGAAGHSYGINVARLAGLPESVLERAKDIQKDLENTDHLQQASFQFVEMKKEDSTISKLKDCLNNVDMDDLSPKQAWQFLADLQEEVKKHE; encoded by the coding sequence ATGGCAGAAAAATATACACCCATGATGGAACAGTACCTTAGTGTTAAGAAGAATTATCCCGATACATTATTGTTTTATCGCGTGGGTGACTTTTACGAAATGTTTTTTGAAGATGCTTTAACAGCCTCTAAAGAATTAGATTTAGTATTAACCGGAAAATCGGCCGGCGTGGAGGAAAGAGTTCCCATGTGTGGTGTTCCTTTTCATGCTGTCAACGCTTATATTCCAAGGCTTGTGAACAAAGGCTATAAAGTAGCGATTTGCGAACAACTCACTGATCCAAAGGAAAGTCAAGGATTGGTGGAAAGAGATGTTGTTCGTATTATCACTCCAGGAACGATGGTGGATGAAATACAAGATGATCGACAAAGTGTGTATTTAGCGGCGATTGAAGATATGGTTTATGGCTATAGTATAGCCATTGTGGAAATGAGTACGGGAGAAAACTATTTACAAGAAATCAATCATCAAAATCTTCATTTGATACAAAGTCTTTTAAAAGCAGATGTTCGTGAGTGTGTGGTTTCTTCTAACTTTGATAAAAAGCTTCAGAAACAAATTCAAGAACAGGGGATTTTAATTTCCATTAGTGAAGAAACCAAGATTGATTCCAGTTATAATTCCTTAACCATTGATATTAAAAAAGAAGCACTATTAAAAGCCTATGGAAGAATGTTAAATTATCTTCAAAATACCCAGAAACAAACTCTTACTCATTTACGTCAACCGAGTTTAGAAAAAGAAGAAGATGCCTTATACATGGATTTTTCAACACGCTTAAATTTGGAATTGGTGCAACCACTTCGTCAAAGTGCCAAGGCAGTAACTCTTTGGTCTTTTTTAGACCATTGTACCAGTGCTATGGGTTCAAGAGAATTGAAGAAGTGGATTGAGAGACCTCTTATTCAGAAAGAGAAGATTGAAAATCGTTTAGATAAAGTTGGCTGGATGATAGAAAATTTTATGGATCGTTCTTTTATTCGCGATAGTTTAAGTCGTATCTATGATTTAGAAAGAATTATCACCCGTTGTGCCATTGGTTCAGCTAATGCAGTAGATGTACAACGCTTAGGGAAAACTTTGGCTGAAGTACCGGCTGTTCTAGACCGTTTACCGGAAGCATTATTCCCGGAAATTCAAAGACTAGATGCCCTGCCGGATTTATATAAAGAAATTGATATGGCTTTAGTGGAAAATCCGCCATTGCTGTTGTCTAATGGTGGATTATTTAAAGACGGGTATAATGCGGAATTGGATGAAGCTCGTTCTATTCAAAAAAACGGTCAGGATTTCATTATGAATTTAGAAGCCAAGGAAAGAGAAAGAACGGGAATTAAGACACTAAAGATTGCGTATAATAAGGTCTTTGGTTATTATATTGAAATTTCAAAAGCGGCGGCGCAATCAGTAAAAGAAGAATGGGGCTACACACGCAAACAGACCTTAACCAATAATGAGCGCTTTATTTCCCGGGAATTAAAGGTGGAAGAGGATCGTATCTTACATGCGGCAGAAAGAGCAGTAGAATTAGAAAAGAAACTCTTTCAAGAGTTAATGAACGCTATTAAGAATAAGCTGTGGTCATTACAAGTATTAGCCCGTGCCTTAGCGCAAATTGATGTCTATGCGAATTTGGCTGAGATGAGTCAGAAGCATCAGTATGTACGTCCGATATTTGATGAGCTTGTCTTGGATATTGTTGATGGAAAGCATCCAATTTTAGATGCTCAAATGAAGCATCCAAGGTATGTTGCCAATGCTATTCACCTAGATGCTGAAAAGTACTTAGATTTAATCACAGGGCCAAATATGGGTGGTAAAAGTACCTATATGCGTCAAGTGGCTTTGATTGTTTTATTGGCGCAGATTGGTTGTTATGTCCCGGCAAAGAAATGTCGGATGCCTATTTTTGATAAAATCTTTACCCGCATTGGAGCAAGTGATGATATTTTAAGCGGTCATTCAACCTTTATGGTGGAAATGAAAGAAGCGAATCAGGCTTTGCAAGAAGCTACTTCTCATTCTTTGATTTTATTTGATGAAATAGGGCGTGGTACTTCCACGTATGATGGTATGGCTTTAGCTCAAGCCATGATGGAATACATTGCTCATGTGGTTAAAGCAAAAACGATGTTCAGCACTCATTATCACGAATTAACCGAAATGGAAAATTATTTGGATTGTGTCATCAACGAACACGTGTCTGTGAAACAAAAAGATAAAGATGTAACATTCTTATATAAAGTGGAAAAAGGAGCGGCCGGGCATTCTTATGGAATTAATGTGGCACGCTTGGCCGGGTTACCGGAATCGGTTTTAGAAAGAGCGAAAGATATTCAAAAAGACTTAGAAAATACCGACCATCTTCAACAAGCTAGTTTTCAGTTTGTGGAAATGAAGAAGGAAGATTCAACCATTTCTAAGCTGAAGGATTGTCTAAACAACGTGGATATGGATGATTTAAGTCCGAAACAAGCTTGGCAATTCTTAGCTGATTTACAAGAAGAGGTAAAGAAACATGAATAA